The following proteins are encoded in a genomic region of Brachypodium distachyon strain Bd21 chromosome 1, Brachypodium_distachyon_v3.0, whole genome shotgun sequence:
- the LOC100820945 gene encoding laccase-3, which produces MESASGVMRFCCCVSSLLLLCFLLPCALAEERFYEFVVQETVVKRLCKTQKIITVNGQFPGPTIEVHDGDTLAIRAVNMAQYNVTLHWHGLRQLRNGWADGPEFVTQCPIRPGSSYTYRYTIQGQEGTLWWHAHSSWLRATVHGALIIHPKRGLPYPFPKPNKEFPVLLAEWWRKDPIAVIRQSMVTGAPPNISDTILINGQPGDFLECSSQETSIIPVVAGETNLLRIINAAMNSELFVSLAGHKMTVVAADAVYTRPFETTVVLLGPGQTTDVLVTADAAPARYYLAARVYASAQGVPFDNTTATAIFQYKNAAGCPTTTNPALNGPVGRPSQRSSAHPGRAGPAPLMPALPAFNDTNTATAFSKSIRSPRPVKVPGPVTQEVFTTVGFGLFNCRPGPFCQGPNNTRFAASMNNVSFQLPNTVSLLQAHYHHVPGVFTEDFPAVPPVIFDFTSQNVPRSLWQPVKGTRLYRVKYGAVVQMVFQDTGIFAAEEHPMHIHGYHFYVLATGFGNYDARRDAAKFNMVDPPSRNTIGVPVGGWAVVRFVADNPGVWLVHCHIDAHLTGGLGMALLVEDGKAELQATVPPPLDLPICGVDGL; this is translated from the exons ATGGAGTCGGCGAGCGGTGTCATGAGGTTCTGCTGCTGCGTGTcgagccttcttctcctctgctTCCTGCTCCCCTGCGCCCTCGCCGAGGAGCGGTTCTACGAGTTCGTT GTCCAGGAGACGGTAGTGAAGAGGCTGTGCAAGACGCAGAAGATCATCACGGTGAACGGGCAGTTCCCGGGGCCGACCATCGAGGTGCACGACGGCGACACGCTGGCGATCAGGGCCGTGAACATGGCGCAGTACAACGTGACGCTCCACTGGCACGGGCTCCGGCAGCTGCGGAACGGGTGGGCCGACGGGCCGGAGTTCGTGACGCAGTGCCCCATCCGGCCCGGGTCCAGCTACACGTACCGGTACACCATCCAGGGGCAGGAAGGCACGCTGTGGTGGCACGCGCACAGCTCCTGGCTCCGCGCCACCGTGCACGGCGCGCTCATCATCCACCCCAAGAGGGGCCTCCCTTACCCGTTCCCCAAACCAAACAAGGAGTTCCCTGTCCTCCTCG CGGAGTGGTGGAGGAAGGACCCGATCGCGGTGATCAGGCAGTCCATGGTCACCGGCGCGCCGCCCAACATCTCCGACACGATCCTCATCAATGGACAGCCCGGAGATTTCCTTGAGTGCTCCAGCCAAG AGACGAGCATCATtccggtggtcgccggcgagACGAACCTGCTGCGGATCATCAACGCGGCCATGAACTCGGAGCTCTTCGTGTCCCTCGCGGGCCACAAGATGACGGTGgtggccgccgacgccgtgtACACCAGGCCCTTCGAGACCACCGTGGTGCTCCTCGGCCCCGGCCAGACAACCGACGTGCTCgtcaccgccgacgccgcccccgcccgcTACTacctcgccgcgcgcgtctACGCTTCCGCCCAGGGCGTCCCCTTCGACAAcaccacggccacggccatcTTCCAGTACAAGAACGCCGCCGGCTGCCCGACCACCACCAACCCCGCCCTCAACGGCCCAGTGGGCCGTCCTTCCCAACGATCCTCTGCCCATCCGGGCCGCGCAGGGCCGGCACCATTGATGCCGGCCTTGCCGGCCTTCAACGACACGAACACGGCGACGGCGTTCTCGAAGAGCATCCGGAGCCCGAGGCCGGTGAAGGTGCCGGGGCCGGTGACGCAGGAGGTGTTCACCACGGTGGGGTTCGGGCTGTTCAACTGCCGGCCTGGCCCGTTCTGCCAGGGGCCCAACAACACCCGGTTCGCGGCGAGCATGAACAACGTCTCCTTCCAGCTCCCCAACACCGTGTCCCTGCTACAGGCGCACTACCACCACGTCCCGGGCGTCTTCACCGAGGACTTCCCGGCCGTCCCGCCGGTCATCTTCGACTTCACATCGCAGAACGTGCCCCGGTCGCTGTGGCAGCCCGTGAAGGGGACCCGGCTGTACCGGGTGAAGTACGGCGCCGTGGTGCAGATGGTGTTCCAGGACACGGGCATCttcgcggcggaggagcaccCCATGCACATCCACGGGTACCACTTCTACGTGCTGGCAACCGGGTTCGGCAACTACGACGCCAGGCGGGACGCCGCCAAGTTCAACATGGTGGATCCGCCTAGCCGGAACACCATCGGCGTGCCCGTCGGCGGGTGGGCCGTGGTGCGGTTCGTGGCGGACAATCCGGGCGTGTGGCTCGTGCACTGCCACATCGACGCGCATCTCACGGGAGGGCTCGGCATGGCGCTGCTGGTGGAGGACGGCAAGGCCGAGCTCCAGGccacggtgccgccgccgctcgactTGCCCATCTGCGGCGTCGACGGCCTGTAG
- the LOC100836218 gene encoding probably inactive leucine-rich repeat receptor-like protein kinase IMK2: MGVVWNSNRCSVGSRGSGGGFIVLSLLLLLLLVPARGQALDGVVIAQADLQGLQAIRQALVDPRGFLRGWNGTGLDACSGSWAGVKCARGKVIALQLPFKGLAGALSDKLGQLTALRKLSLHDNALGGQVPASIGFLRDLRGLYLFNNRFAGAVPAALGGCALLQTLDLSGNSLSGTIPSSLANATRLYRLNLAYNNLSGPVPASLTSFRFLESLRLNNNNLSGELPSTIGDLRMLRELSLSNNLISGSIPDGIGNLSSLQSLDLSDNLLGGTLPVSLFSIVSLVEIKLDGNAIGGHIPEAIDGLKNLTKLSLRRNDLDGEIPATVGNLTRLLLLDFSENNLTGGIPESLSSLANLSSFNVSYNRLSGPVPVVLSNKFSSNSFVGNLQLCGFNGSDICTSASPPANMAPPPLPLSERPTRRLNKKELAIAVGGISLLFALLFCCVLIFWRKDKKESASSKKGAKDAAAAKDVGKPGAGSGKGSDAGGDGGGKLVHFDGPLSFTADDLLCATAEILGKSTYGTVYKATMEDGSYVAVKRLREKIAKSHKEFETEVNALGKLRHPNLLSLRAYYHGPKGEKLLVFDFMTKGNLASFLHARAPDSPPVSWQTRMNIAVGVARGLHHLHADASMVHGNLTSTNILLDEDNNAKIADCGLSRLMSAAANSNVIAAAGALGYRAPELSKLKKANTKTDIYSLGMIMLELLTGKSPGDSTNGLDLPQWVASVVEEEWTNEVFDLDLMKDAATGSETGEELVKTLKLALHCVDPSPVARPEAQQVLRQLEQIKPSIAVSASSSFTGEPSHTTATATTITDDTKSTATE, from the exons ATGGGGGTGGTGTGGAACAGCAACCGATGCAGTGTTGGGTCAAGAGGTAGTGGCGGTGGGTTCATCGTGCTTTCGCTCCTTCTCCTGCTTCTGCTGGTGCCGGCGCGGGGGCAGGCGTTGGACGGCGTGGTGATCGCGCAGGCGGACCTGCAGGGGCTCCAGGCGATCCGGCAGGCGCTGGTCGACCCCCGGGGCTTCCTGCGCGGGTGGAACGGGACGGGCCTGGACGCGTGCTCCGGGTCCTGGGCAGGCGTCAAGTGCGCGCGCGGCAAGGTCATCGCGCTCCAGCTGCCCTTCAAGGGCCTCGCCGGCGCGCTCTCCGACAAGCTCGGCCAGCTCACCGCTCTCCGCAAGCTCAGCCTCCACGACAACGCGCTCGGCGGCCAGGTGCCGGCATCCATCGGCTTCCTCCGCGACCTCCGGGGCCTCTACCTCTTCAACAACcgcttcgccggcgccgtgcCCGCCGCGCTCGGCGGGTGCGCGCTCCTGCAGACGCTCGACCTCAGCGGCAACTCCCTCTCCGGCACCATCCCTTCCTCTCTCGCCAATGCCACTAGGCTCTACCGGCTCAACCTCGCTTACAACAACCTCTCGGGCCCTGTGCCCGCCAGTCTCACCTCTTTCCGTTTCCTCGAATCCCTTCGCCTCAACAATAACAATCTCAGCGGTGAGTTGCCGTCCACCATTGGCGATCTCAGGATGCTCCGTGAACTTTCTCTGAGCAACAATTTGATCAGTGGGAGCATCCCTGATGGAATTGGCAACCTCTCGTCGCTCCAGAGTTTGGACCTTTCTGACAATCTGTTGGGTGGTACCCTCCCTGTCTCGCTCTTCAGCATTGTCTCGTTAGTGGAGATCAAGCTCGATGGCAATGCCATTGGAGGCCACATACCTGAAGCCATTGACGGGCTCAAGAACCTGACCAAGCTGTCCCTGAGGAGAAATGACCTCGACGGGGAGATTCCGGCGACGGTGGGGAACCTCACAAGGCTGTTGTTGCTCGACTTCTCCGAGAACAACCTCACCGGAGGGATTCCAGAGTCCTTGAGCAGCCTTGCCAATCTCAGCTCTTTCAATGTGTCCTACAACCGCCTGTCAGGCCCTGTGCCTGTCGTTCTTTCCAACAAGTTCAGTTCCAACTCGTTCGTCGGGAACCTTCAGCTCTGTGGGTTCAATGGCTCCGACATTTGCACTTCCGCTTCACCTCCGGCGAATATggcgcctcctccgctgcctTTATCGGAACGGCCGACCAGGAGGCTCAACAAAAAAGAGCTTGCCATTGCAGTCGGAGGTATCTCCTTGCTCTTCGCTCTCCTCTTCTGCTGCGTCCTCATCTTCTGGAGGAAAGATAAGAAGGAAAGCGCGTCGTCCAAGAAAGGCGCCAAGGACGCAGCAGCTGCCAAGGATGTTGGCAAGCCGGGTGCCGGCAGCGGCAAGGGAAGCGACGCCGGCGGGGACGGTGGTGGCAAGCTGGTCCACTTCGACGGTCCGCTCTCGTTCACGGCCGACGACCTGCTGTGCGCGACCGCGGAGATCCTGGGGAAGAGCACGTACGGCACGGTGTACAAGGCGACCATGGAGGATGGCAGCTACGTGGCCGTGAAGCGGCTCCGGGAGAagatcgccaagagccacaAGGAATTCGAGACGGAGGTGAACGCGCTCGGCAAGCTGCGGCACCccaacctcctctccctcAGGGCGTACTACCATGGACCCAAGGGCGAGAAGCTCCTCGTGTTCGACTTCATGACCAAAGGCAACCTCGCCTCTTTCCTCCATG CTCGCGCGCCGGACAGCCCACCAGTGAGCTGGCAGACGAGGATGAACATTGCGGTGGGCGTGGCGCGGGGACTGCACCACCTGCACGCCGATGCAAGCATGGTGCACGGTAACCTGACGAGCACCAACATCCTCCTGGACGAGGACAATAACGCCAAGATCGCCGACTGCGGCCTGTCGCGTCTCATGAGCGCAGCGGCCAACTCCAACGTGATTGCCGCGGCAGGCGCACTCGGTTACCGCGCGCCAGAGCTCTCCAAGCTGAAGAAGGCCAACACCAAGACCGATATCTACAGCCTCGGCATGATAATGCTTGAGCTTCTCACTGGCAAATCACCGGGGGACTCGACCAACGGGCTCGACCTGCCGCAGTGGGTGGCCTCGGTCGTTGAGGAGGAGTGGACCAACGAGGTCTTCGACCTCGATCTCATGAAGGACGCGGCCACGGGCTCGGAGACCGGCGAGGAGCTCGTGAAGACACTGAAACTCGCGTTGCATTGCGTCGATCCTTCGCCGGTTGCACGGCCCGAGGCGCAGCAGGTCCTACGGCAGCTTGAGCAGATCAAGCCCTCGATTGCTGTCTCAGCCTCCTCGTCCTTTACCGGTGAGCCGAGCCATACCACTGCCACCGCCACTACCATCACCGACGATACGAAATCTACTGCCACAGAGTAG
- the LOC100821240 gene encoding pentatricopeptide repeat-containing protein At1g62350 gives MLSRLLPRRHHRHLLQTLQPAAASAAAHEIHQRLCSTAAASSPSLSIWRRKKEMGKEGLMAVAQLKRLAALPPAGGHQRLDQYMRLHVSRLLRTDLLAVLAELLRQDHVLLSMKIYGVVRKEIWYRPDMYFYRDMLHMLARNKKIDETRQVWADLKSEDVLFDQHTYGDIVRVFCDAGLIDLAMEFYEDMRSSPEPPLSLPFRVILKGLIPYPELREKIKHDFLELFPDMIVYDPPDSLSDIDEEFRF, from the exons ATGCTCTCCCGtctcctcccgcgccgccaccaccgtcaCCTCCTCCAAACCCTACAACCGGCAGCCGCCTCTGCCGCAGCGCACGAAATTCACCAGAGGCTGTGCTCTACCGCGGCGGCTTCCAGCCCGAGCCTATCGATATGGCGGCggaagaaggagatggggaAGGAGGGCCTCATGGCCGTGGCGCAGCTCAAGCGGCTCGCGGCGCTGCCCCCAGCCGGAGGCCACCAGCGGCTGGATCAGTACATGAGGTTGCACGTGTCTCGGCTCCTACGCACTGACCTCCTCGCCGTTCTTGCTGAGTTGCTCCGCCAGGACCACGTGCTCCTCTCCATGAAG ATATATGGTGTTGTGCGGAAAGAGATCTGGTATCGACCTGATATGTACTTCTATCGAGACATGCTACATATGCTAGCTAGGAACAAGAAGATTGATGAGACAAGGCAGGTCTGGGCAGATCTGAAGTCTGAAGACGTGCTATTTGATCAGCACACTTATGGTGATATCGTGAGAGTCTTCTGCGATGCTGGCTTGATTGATCTGGCAATGGAATTTTACGAAGACATGAGGAGCTCCCCAGAGCCACCTCTCTCCTTGCCATTCCGGGTTATACTGAAAGGCCTGATTCCATATCCTGAACTGAGAGAGAAGATAAAGCATGATTTTCTGGAACTTTTCCCTGATATGATTGTGTATGATCCTCCAGATAGCTTATCAGATATAGATGAGGAATTCAGATTTTGA